From the bacterium genome, the window CGACGCCGCGCTGCTCGACACCGGCGTGCGCACGGTGGTCTTCGTCGAGACGCAGCCCGGGGTCTTCGCGCCGCGCGAGGTCACCGTCGGCGCGCGCAGCGAGGGCCGCGCCGAGATCCTCGCCGGCCTGCGCGAGGGCGAGCTGGTCGCCGTGAAGGCGAACTTCCTCCTCGATTCCGAGTCGCGCCTGCGTGCGGCGATCGAGCGCATGACCGCCCCGCCGGGAGGTGGCAAGTGAGCCTGCCGGGCGCCGGCAAGCCGACTTTCGTCCAGCGCGTCATCGAGTTCTGCGCGCACAACCGCGCGCTGACGCTGCTGGGCGTGGCGGTCCTCTGCGCCGCGGCCCTCTACACGCTCAAGCAGATCCGCCTCGACGCGCTGCCGGACCTCTCCGACACGCAGGTCATCGTCTACTCGCGCTGGGACCGCTCTCCCGACATCATCGAGGACCAGGTGACATACCCGATCGTCAGCGCGCTGCTCGGCGCGCCGCACGTCAAGGCGATCCGGGGGTTCTCGGACTTCGGCTTCTCGTACGTCTACGTGATCTTCGAGGACGGGACCGACATCTACTGGGCGCGCTCGCGGGTGCTCGAGTACCTCTCGAAGATCCTCTCGCGGCTGCCGGAGGGGGTGCGGACCGAGCTCGGCCCCGACGCCACCGGCGTCGGCTGGGTCTACCAGTACGCGCTCGCCGACCGCTCCGGGAAGCACTCGGTGGAGGAGCTGCGCTCGTACCAGGACTGGACGCTGCGCTACGCGCTGCAGTCTGTGCCGGGGGTCGCGGAGGTCGCCTCGATCGGCGGTTTCCAGAAGCAGTACCAGATCACCGTCGACCCGAACCGGCTCGCGGCGCACGATCTCTCGCTGGACATGGTCATGGAGGCGGTGCGCGACTCGAACAACGAGGTCGGCGGGCGGCTCATCGAGTTCTCGGGGGCCGAGTACATGGTCCGCGGCAAGGGCTACGCGCGGTCGCTGGCGGACTTCGAGCGGATCGTGGTCAAGACGGCGCCCGGCGGCGTCCCCGTGCTCCTGCGGGACATCGCGCGCGTGGAGATGGGCCCCGAGATCCGCCGCGGCATCTCCGACCTCGACGGCCTCGGCGACCACGTCGGCGGCATCGTCGTGATGCGCCACGGCGAGAACGCGCTGAATGTCATCGGGCGCGTGCGCCAGCGGCTCGACGAGCTCAAGCCCTCGCTTCCCCCCGGCGTCGAGGTCGTCACGACGTATGACCGCTCCGACCTGATCACGCGCGCGCTGGCGACGCTCAAGCACGAGCTGGTCCAGGAGATGATCATCGTCTCGCTGGTCATTCTCGTCTTCCTCTGGCACGTGCCCTCGGCGATCGTGCCGATCATCACCATCCCGGTCTCCGTGCTGCTCTCCTTCATCCCGCTCTACTTCATGGGGGTGACCGTCAACATCATGAGCCTCGCGGGGATCGCGATCTCGATCGGCGTGCTCGTCGACGGCGCGATCGTCGAGGTCGAGAACGCCTACAACAAGATCCACCGCTGGCAGGCGGCCGGCGGGAAGGGCGACTTCCACGCCGTGCGGCTCGAGGCGCTCAAGGAGGTCGGCCCGTCGGTCTTCTTCTCGCTGCTGGTCATCGCCGTGGCCTTCCTGCCGATCTTCGCGCTCGTCGACCAGGAGGGCAGGCTCTTCAAGCCGCTCGCGTACTCGAAGAACCTGGCGATGGGGCTCGCCGCGATCCTGGCGATCACGCTCGACCCGGCGCTGCGGATGCTGTTCGCGCGCATCGAGCCGTTTGCCTTCAAGCCGCGCTTCCTGGCGAAGCTCGCGACCACCGCGTTCGTCGGCAGGTACTACGCCGAGGAGCGCCACCCGATCAGCCGCGTGATCTTCCGCGTCTACGACCCGGCCTGCCGCTTTGTGCTGCGCCACCCCAAGGCGGTCATCGCCGGGGCGCTGGCGCTGGTGGCGGCGAGCCTGCCGGCGTATTTCCGCCTGGGCAGCGAGTTCATGCCGCCGCTCAACGAGGGGACGATCCTCTACATGCCGACGACCCTCCCGGGGATCTCGGTGGCGCAGGCGCAGGATCTGCTGATCGCCCAGGACAAGGTGCTGACCTCGTTTCCCGAGGTCGAGCGGGTCTTCGGCAAGGCCGGCCGCGCCGACACGTCGACGGACCCCGCGCCGTTCTCGATGATGGAGACGACCGTGGTGCTCAAGCCCGAGAGCCAGTGGCGGGCCAAGGAGCGCTGGTACTCCTCCTGGGCGCCCGGGTGGCTCAAGGCGCCGCTGCGCCCGATCTGGCCCGACCACATCTCCTGGGACGAGCTGGTGGCCGAGATGGACGGCAAGATGCGCTTCCTCGGCAACA encodes:
- a CDS encoding efflux RND transporter permease subunit; protein product: MEFCAHNRALTLLGVAVLCAAALYTLKQIRLDALPDLSDTQVIVYSRWDRSPDIIEDQVTYPIVSALLGAPHVKAIRGFSDFGFSYVYVIFEDGTDIYWARSRVLEYLSKILSRLPEGVRTELGPDATGVGWVYQYALADRSGKHSVEELRSYQDWTLRYALQSVPGVAEVASIGGFQKQYQITVDPNRLAAHDLSLDMVMEAVRDSNNEVGGRLIEFSGAEYMVRGKGYARSLADFERIVVKTAPGGVPVLLRDIARVEMGPEIRRGISDLDGLGDHVGGIVVMRHGENALNVIGRVRQRLDELKPSLPPGVEVVTTYDRSDLITRALATLKHELVQEMIIVSLVILVFLWHVPSAIVPIITIPVSVLLSFIPLYFMGVTVNIMSLAGIAISIGVLVDGAIVEVENAYNKIHRWQAAGGKGDFHAVRLEALKEVGPSVFFSLLVIAVAFLPIFALVDQEGRLFKPLAYSKNLAMGLAAILAITLDPALRMLFARIEPFAFKPRFLAKLATTAFVGRYYAEERHPISRVIFRVYDPACRFVLRHPKAVIAGALALVAASLPAYFRLGSEFMPPLNEGTILYMPTTLPGISVAQAQDLLIAQDKVLTSFPEVERVFGKAGRADTSTDPAPFSMMETTVVLKPESQWRAKERWYSSWAPGWLKAPLRPIWPDHISWDELVAEMDGKMRFLGNTNAWTMPIKARIDMLTTGVRTPVGIKIAGADLAQIQKIGEQLEAIVAKVPGTRSVFAERVTGGYFVDIEPRRDQIARYGLTIAAVQRVIMTAVGGENITTTIEGRERYAVNIRYPRELRDDIERLGRVLVTAPGLGGMRPLQVPLAQLADIRLVSGPAMIRNENGFLSGYVYVDLAGRDIGGYVTEAKKAVAAQVTLPQGYSLQWSGQYENMMRVRERLKVVVPITLVLIFVLLYANTRSAFKAAVVMLAVPFSAIGAIWLFHFLHYNVSIAAWVGMIALLGLDAETGVFMLLFLDLAHDEAKAAGRLRTGAELDEAILHGAVKRARPKMMTVAAAFMGLLPIMWSTSAGADVMKRIAAPMIGGLVTSFALELLVYPAVYKLWKQREIRA